From the Candidatus Neomarinimicrobiota bacterium genome, one window contains:
- a CDS encoding DUF4249 family protein, translating into IKVDEFNDTMSVDIRSADVTIMHNASSATYSFQFEEDTARGNLFFNPDFTPAEGETYTLTVKAESFPTVTASTTIPQRPSIKNLSFLEELYEFDLIMTEDTGMYEVYLFLESGYAVNQRVINDGQSSKSVTLKIPDGYGLPYLLNIYGYDPQLTEYTNAAVTLRWNTYQETVTTVEGGYGVLGSVTVATLFLGET; encoded by the coding sequence ATTAAAGTAGATGAGTTTAACGATACCATGTCTGTGGATATACGGAGTGCGGATGTGACAATTATGCATAATGCAAGTTCCGCAACATATTCGTTTCAATTCGAGGAAGACACTGCACGGGGTAACCTCTTCTTCAATCCAGATTTCACCCCAGCTGAGGGGGAAACGTATACACTGACAGTTAAGGCGGAATCATTCCCAACAGTGACTGCTTCCACTACTATTCCTCAGCGACCCAGCATCAAGAACCTGTCTTTTTTGGAGGAATTATACGAGTTTGATCTCATTATGACAGAAGATACGGGCATGTATGAAGTGTATTTGTTTCTGGAAAGCGGCTATGCAGTAAACCAACGAGTGATCAACGATGGGCAGTCATCAAAGAGTGTTACACTGAAAATCCCTGACGGGTATGGTTTACCCTACTTGCTCAATATCTATGGGTATGATCCGCAGCTGACAGAATACACAAATGCGGCTGTGACACTCAGATGGAACACCTATCAGGAGACGGTCACCACCGTGGAAGGTGGCTACGGTGTTTTAGGTTCTGTTACTGTAGCTACCCTTTTCTTAGGCGAGACGTAG